The Bacillus sp. Bos-x628 genome segment GTGATTACAATCGCAGGGACTGTCGGTGTCGGGAAATCGACCATGACTAAATCAATAGCGGACAAGCTAGGATTTCAGACTTCTCTCGAAAAAGTAGATGATAATCCGTATTTAGAGCACTTTTATTCAGATTTTCAAAGATGGAGCTTTCATTTACAGGTCTATTTTCTTGCGGAGCGTTTTAAAGAACAAAAACGAATTTTTGAGTCCGGTGGAGGGTATGTTCAAGATCGATCTATTTATGAAGATACAGGCATTTTTGCTAAAATGCATGCTGACAAAGGCACCATGTCCAAAATAGATTATGAAACGTACACTAGTCTATTTGAGGCAATGGTCATGACACCTTACTTCCCTCATCCTGATGTACTCATTTACTTGCATGGGGACTTAGATCATATTTTACATCGAATTGAAGAGCGCGGAAGAGAGATGGAGATTCAAACAGATCGAACGTATTGGGAGGAAATGTACAATCGATATAGTGAATGGATCGAACAATTTGACTTATGTCCGGTCATCAAAATGAATATT includes the following:
- a CDS encoding deoxynucleoside kinase, which gives rise to MTNIEIPKDAVITIAGTVGVGKSTMTKSIADKLGFQTSLEKVDDNPYLEHFYSDFQRWSFHLQVYFLAERFKEQKRIFESGGGYVQDRSIYEDTGIFAKMHADKGTMSKIDYETYTSLFEAMVMTPYFPHPDVLIYLHGDLDHILHRIEERGREMEIQTDRTYWEEMYNRYSEWIEQFDLCPVIKMNIENYDLLHDESSLDPILHEIASVIQKSRSRS